A genomic window from Flavobacterium johnsoniae includes:
- the ribB gene encoding 3,4-dihydroxy-2-butanone-4-phosphate synthase — MSTTKIQLNTIEEAIEDIRQGKVIIVVDDEDRENEGDFLAAAEKVTPEMINFMATHGRGLICTPLTESRCKELDLRAMVTNNTDHMETAFTVSIDLKGNGVTTGISASDRSKTVEALVDPNTKPHDLARPGHIFPLIAKQGGVLRRTGHTEAAIDFARLAGFKPAGVICEILNEDGTMSRLPELIKVAKKFDLKLVSIEDLVAYRMQHDSLIVKKEDFDIETRFGTFRLRAYEQTTNKQIHIALTKGTWNSGEPILTRIHSSQVNNDLLGTLTNNAEQQLDDMFKVINENGKGAVIFINQDMTAVNLLNRISELKTLQSNGTLKAPKVIIDSKDYGIGAQILHDIDISKIRLVSNTEQTKRVGMIGYGLEITEYVNY; from the coding sequence ATGTCAACAACAAAAATACAACTAAATACCATTGAAGAAGCTATAGAAGATATTCGTCAAGGTAAAGTAATCATTGTAGTCGATGATGAAGATCGTGAAAATGAAGGTGATTTTTTGGCAGCAGCTGAAAAAGTAACACCAGAAATGATCAATTTTATGGCTACTCACGGTCGTGGATTAATTTGCACACCACTTACAGAAAGCCGTTGCAAAGAACTTGATTTGCGCGCGATGGTTACGAACAACACAGATCATATGGAAACTGCTTTTACTGTATCTATTGATTTGAAAGGAAATGGCGTTACAACTGGAATTTCTGCTTCTGATCGTTCTAAAACTGTTGAAGCACTAGTCGATCCAAATACAAAACCACACGATTTAGCTCGACCTGGTCATATTTTCCCTTTAATTGCTAAACAAGGTGGTGTTTTAAGAAGAACCGGACACACTGAAGCAGCTATTGATTTTGCACGTTTAGCAGGATTTAAACCTGCTGGGGTTATCTGCGAAATTCTAAATGAAGACGGAACAATGTCTCGTCTACCTGAATTGATTAAAGTTGCCAAAAAATTTGATTTAAAATTAGTTTCTATTGAAGATTTAGTTGCTTATAGAATGCAACATGATAGTTTAATTGTTAAAAAGGAAGATTTTGACATTGAAACTCGTTTCGGAACTTTCAGATTAAGAGCTTACGAGCAAACTACTAACAAACAAATTCATATTGCTCTAACAAAAGGGACTTGGAATTCTGGCGAACCAATTCTAACCAGAATACATTCTTCTCAAGTAAATAATGATTTACTTGGAACATTAACCAACAATGCGGAACAGCAATTGGATGATATGTTTAAAGTAATTAACGAGAACGGAAAAGGCGCTGTTATTTTCATCAATCAAGATATGACAGCTGTAAATCTTTTAAACAGAATTTCGGAGCTTAAAACATTACAATCTAACGGAACTTTAAAAGCTCCAAAAGTTATCATTGACAGTAAAGATTACGGAATTGGAGCTCAAATTCTTCATGATATTGATATTTCTAAAATAAGATTGGTTTCGAATACTGAACAAACAAAACGCGTTGGTATGATTGGTTACGGACTTGAAATTACAGAATACGTTAATTATTAA
- a CDS encoding DNA-binding protein — protein MEKNKISYKPRLFSALQSILEPLFLKIEKIELSINSFKVRPQYYRNEDLKKMFGLSNNTIIKYRQTGILPYTKLGYIFLYDSGKIDKILRSNES, from the coding sequence ATGGAAAAAAATAAAATTTCGTATAAACCCAGGCTTTTTAGTGCACTACAAAGTATTCTAGAGCCACTTTTTCTAAAAATAGAAAAGATTGAACTGAGTATCAATTCATTTAAAGTAAGACCTCAATATTACAGAAATGAGGATTTAAAAAAGATGTTTGGACTGTCCAATAATACCATTATAAAATACAGACAGACCGGAATTTTGCCCTATACTAAGCTGGGATATATTTTTTTATATGACAGTGGAAAGATCGATAAAATACTCAGAAGCAACGAATCATAA
- a CDS encoding site-specific integrase — protein MLKVIFYQKSDRANKNGESPIYARLSYNNKQISMSTGQAISKERWTSTNNLRNQLKIEKEIVMKNLLDLFQLNAAKKFTELFRIDPEVNLQLLKAELTGKAQIDQPEETSIIQIMDTYIEFFTKRVNTGERASASLQKYKRAKDLLLNFINSSYKKEDMPASEISSSFVFKLEQYLKYESSFKDQTGIKNNSVVKYMKMYKTACNYAIKMDMIIKNPFNIYDGRLSVKDAIFLTQQELNTIESKIFSTPRLEKVKDIFLFSCYTGYAPVDALELTERNLSEDSNGNLWIMTSRAKTAIRANVPVLPTIEKIISKYKNQHKGLIPKISNQKMNAYLKEIADVCGINKHLTWYVARHTFATTVTLGNGVRLENVSAMMGHTNTKQTQHYAKVLDVNIMEDMEKLKSKFK, from the coding sequence ATGTTAAAAGTAATTTTTTACCAGAAATCCGACAGAGCAAACAAGAACGGCGAATCTCCAATCTATGCCCGTTTGAGCTACAATAACAAACAAATTTCAATGTCAACCGGACAAGCCATTTCAAAAGAAAGATGGACAAGTACTAATAACCTTAGAAACCAGCTTAAAATTGAAAAGGAAATAGTAATGAAAAACCTACTTGATCTTTTCCAGCTTAATGCAGCCAAAAAATTTACTGAACTCTTCAGAATTGATCCTGAAGTCAACCTTCAATTATTAAAAGCTGAACTCACAGGAAAAGCCCAAATAGACCAGCCTGAAGAAACCTCGATAATTCAGATTATGGATACATACATTGAATTCTTTACTAAAAGAGTAAATACTGGAGAGCGCGCATCGGCTTCACTGCAGAAGTACAAAAGAGCAAAAGATCTGCTTTTGAATTTCATAAACAGTAGCTACAAAAAGGAAGATATGCCGGCATCTGAAATATCAAGCTCGTTTGTCTTCAAACTTGAGCAATATCTTAAATATGAGAGCAGTTTTAAAGATCAGACAGGCATCAAAAACAATTCTGTAGTAAAATATATGAAAATGTACAAAACTGCCTGCAATTACGCCATCAAAATGGATATGATAATAAAAAACCCATTTAATATTTATGATGGCAGACTAAGCGTTAAAGATGCCATTTTTTTAACTCAGCAGGAACTTAACACCATAGAGAGCAAGATATTTTCAACGCCGCGTCTGGAAAAAGTTAAGGACATATTTCTTTTCAGCTGCTACACAGGATATGCCCCTGTCGATGCCTTGGAACTTACTGAAAGAAACTTATCCGAAGATTCAAATGGAAACTTATGGATTATGACCAGCAGAGCCAAAACCGCCATTAGAGCCAATGTGCCTGTATTACCAACCATTGAGAAAATTATTTCTAAATATAAAAATCAGCACAAGGGTCTTATTCCAAAAATTTCCAATCAGAAAATGAATGCTTATCTTAAAGAAATCGCTGATGTCTGCGGCATAAATAAACATCTTACATGGTATGTTGCAAGACATACTTTCGCCACAACTGTCACTTTAGGAAATGGAGTAAGACTTGAGAACGTATCTGCTATGATGGGGCATACCAACACTAAACAAACCCAGCATTATGCAAAGGTTTTGGATGTGAACATAATGGAAGACATGGAGAAACTGAAATCTAAATTTAAGTGA
- a CDS encoding Fic family protein, which yields METKFTVLPLERDVENRAILKKAAKAHQALAELKGAANAIPNESILINTLSLQEAKDSSAIENIVTTHDELYQSDIYTRDFKSLAAKEVYSYAKALQHGFAKVKENGLLINSYILEIQAELEENKAGYRKVPGTALKNDQTGEVVYTPPQHPEEIVSLMNNLEKFINDDNISDLDPLVKMAIIHHQFESIHPFYDGNGRTGRIINILYLVKQGLLKIPVLYLSRYINEKKGDYYRLLQDVRENDNWEDWIIFMLEGVEQTSKQTILLIDGIKKEMLAFKNKMRNDLPKIYSQDLLNNLFRHPYTKIEFVKTELNVTRVTATRYLNELVRVGLLDKHKLGRDIYYINTSLYMLLSNANKK from the coding sequence ATGGAAACAAAATTTACTGTATTGCCACTGGAACGAGATGTTGAAAATAGAGCTATTTTAAAAAAAGCAGCAAAAGCGCATCAAGCTTTAGCTGAATTAAAGGGTGCAGCGAATGCAATACCAAATGAAAGTATTCTTATCAATACTTTATCTCTGCAAGAAGCAAAAGACAGTTCAGCAATTGAAAATATCGTTACTACACATGATGAACTTTATCAGAGCGATATTTATACTCGTGATTTTAAATCTTTGGCAGCAAAAGAAGTTTACAGTTACGCCAAAGCACTTCAGCATGGATTTGCAAAAGTAAAAGAAAATGGACTCTTAATTAATTCTTATATTCTGGAAATTCAAGCAGAACTTGAAGAAAATAAAGCAGGGTATAGAAAAGTTCCCGGTACAGCTCTAAAAAATGATCAGACAGGCGAGGTTGTTTATACTCCGCCTCAGCATCCCGAAGAAATTGTTTCACTGATGAATAATTTAGAAAAATTTATAAATGACGATAATATAAGTGATTTAGATCCGCTTGTTAAAATGGCTATTATTCATCATCAGTTTGAAAGTATTCATCCTTTTTATGATGGTAATGGAAGAACGGGGCGTATTATTAATATTCTATATTTGGTAAAGCAGGGGCTTTTAAAGATTCCTGTTTTGTATTTAAGTCGATATATCAATGAAAAAAAGGGAGACTACTATAGACTTCTACAAGATGTAAGAGAAAATGATAATTGGGAAGACTGGATTATTTTTATGCTAGAAGGTGTCGAACAGACTTCTAAGCAAACGATACTTTTGATTGATGGAATAAAAAAAGAAATGCTAGCTTTTAAAAATAAAATGCGTAATGATTTGCCTAAGATTTACAGCCAAGATTTATTAAATAATTTATTCAGGCATCCCTACACAAAAATTGAATTTGTAAAAACTGAACTTAATGTAACAAGAGTAACAGCAACAAGATACCTTAATGAATTAGTTAGGGTTGGGCTTCTCGATAAACATAAGTTAGGAAGGGATATTTACTACATTAATACGTCATTATATATGCTGCTAAGTAATGCAAATAAAAAGTAA
- a CDS encoding acyl-CoA thioesterase, with product MGTVEERIQKSETRIFKAVFPSTTNHYDTLFGGTALHLMDEVAFICATRFSRKKVVTISTGQIDFKKAIPAGTLIELVAKVDSVGRTSCKIHVDIFMEQMYSELRETVVSGTFSFVAVDENKKPTPILDDLE from the coding sequence ATGGGAACAGTAGAAGAAAGAATTCAGAAATCTGAAACTCGTATTTTTAAGGCCGTTTTTCCTAGTACAACAAATCATTACGACACTTTATTTGGAGGAACTGCATTACATCTTATGGATGAAGTGGCATTTATTTGCGCTACACGTTTCAGTCGCAAAAAAGTAGTTACGATTTCTACAGGACAAATCGATTTTAAAAAGGCAATTCCCGCCGGAACTTTAATCGAATTAGTAGCAAAAGTTGATAGCGTAGGAAGAACAAGCTGTAAAATTCATGTCGATATTTTTATGGAACAGATGTATTCGGAGCTTCGCGAAACGGTAGTTTCGGGAACTTTTTCTTTTGTTGCAGTTGACGAAAACAAAAAACCAACGCCAATTTTAGACGACTTAGAATAA
- a CDS encoding carboxypeptidase-like regulatory domain-containing protein, whose amino-acid sequence MIRHLTLLCLVSFHTFFGQKLLATGFVSDNDDDIKKYLARGTAIIHKEKQNSLPVSLDRYIPRILDQGNQGACTAFAVAEALSMRENFLKKNINNGAFSSNQILYSPAYLWVVGNEGRKITDNCVDVGISYSRVFSCLFKNKIVHWGNFPYPNDIDEKFCFKLCPPNVKLLRIQDREFIYDELFVNVESIKNKLLQGYPVCISVNLDTEYYKALYDTGVNRGLWLKKGTPLLKKQQHSMVIVDYNQSKRLFKVLNSYGPGLGDKGFIWLSYDLIDKDVVFNAYIMSFDKLATSGPLANIERIFKNDFFSIELNAYENSIEGRVVDNEGKTLPGVTISVVGSPKGTTTDMDGKFRLIGDNVEKLNISYIGSTSEQISISKRSKQVYETGITATWTKEDEFRVYNGIRFGVASVDLKSNSIQISVVDEKTGIPLTNNVFLLLNDKIELHLNDKIFYLMLKDLKVLDDQNSIALNAANIEYSLISNIEVLTEYY is encoded by the coding sequence ATGATACGCCACCTGACATTATTATGCCTTGTTAGTTTCCATACTTTTTTTGGACAAAAATTACTTGCTACGGGTTTTGTATCAGATAACGATGATGATATAAAAAAGTATTTAGCAAGAGGAACAGCGATTATACACAAGGAAAAACAAAATAGTCTTCCGGTATCACTTGACAGGTACATTCCTAGGATTTTGGATCAAGGTAACCAAGGGGCCTGTACCGCTTTTGCGGTGGCGGAAGCACTTTCAATGAGGGAAAATTTTCTTAAAAAAAATATAAACAATGGAGCGTTTTCATCAAATCAGATTTTGTATAGTCCAGCTTATTTGTGGGTTGTCGGAAATGAAGGCAGGAAAATTACTGACAATTGCGTTGATGTTGGCATTTCTTATTCAAGAGTCTTTTCCTGTCTGTTTAAAAATAAAATAGTGCACTGGGGAAATTTTCCATATCCGAATGATATTGATGAAAAATTTTGTTTCAAACTCTGTCCTCCAAACGTCAAATTGCTTCGGATACAAGATAGAGAATTTATATATGATGAACTGTTTGTCAATGTGGAGAGTATTAAAAATAAATTATTGCAAGGTTATCCAGTCTGTATTTCTGTCAATTTAGATACAGAGTATTACAAAGCACTTTATGATACGGGAGTTAATCGTGGCTTGTGGTTGAAAAAGGGGACTCCTTTGCTGAAAAAGCAGCAACACTCCATGGTGATCGTTGATTACAATCAAAGTAAAAGGCTTTTCAAGGTTTTAAATTCATACGGTCCTGGACTTGGAGATAAAGGATTTATCTGGTTGAGCTATGATTTAATCGACAAGGATGTAGTTTTTAATGCTTATATTATGTCATTTGATAAATTAGCTACTTCAGGTCCGTTGGCAAATATTGAAAGAATTTTTAAAAATGATTTCTTTTCGATAGAATTAAATGCCTATGAAAATTCGATAGAAGGTAGGGTTGTGGACAATGAAGGTAAGACTCTCCCTGGGGTCACTATATCAGTTGTGGGATCTCCAAAAGGTACTACTACTGATATGGATGGAAAGTTTCGTCTTATTGGGGATAATGTAGAAAAATTGAATATTAGTTATATAGGTTCTACCAGTGAACAAATATCAATCTCTAAAAGAAGTAAGCAAGTATATGAAACAGGAATTACTGCCACTTGGACAAAAGAAGATGAATTTAGGGTTTATAATGGTATAAGATTTGGCGTAGCAAGTGTAGATCTGAAGAGTAACAGTATACAAATTTCTGTTGTTGATGAAAAAACGGGTATCCCTCTTACCAATAATGTTTTTTTACTATTGAATGATAAAATAGAATTGCATTTAAATGACAAGATATTTTATTTGATGCTAAAAGATCTAAAAGTTCTGGATGATCAAAACTCGATTGCTTTAAATGCAGCAAACATAGAATATTCTTTGATCTCAAATATTGAAGTACTTACCGAGTACTATTAA